The Fimbriimonadaceae bacterium nucleotide sequence ACGCTCAAGGAAATTAAAGAGCGCACGAACGCCGCGCATGATGGCATGAACGCTATTCGGCTTCATCGACCCTTCGAGGTCGAGCATGAATTCCCGAATGTGTGACGCGCCGACCTCTTCAAGCGCTTGCACCCCTCGGGCTTCGAGCCACGACCGAAATCGGCCAAGGGCAAAGTCGTAGTATTCAAGGGTCCTTGGCGAGTGCCGCGAAACCCTCTGATGAAGGTCAAATTCGCGCAAAGCGGTGTCGAGTGTCAGGTTCAAAGAATTTTGGCGAGTAAGTTGCTCTAACGTCATTTGTTCGTCCCCTGAATCGCGCGAAAATGAGGAAAAATCGCCCGATTTAGGTTCAAAATCACGACTTTTACATCGCTTCGTTAGCTCAGTTGGCAGAGCAGCTGACTCTTAATCAGCGGGTCGTAGGTTCGAGCCCTACACGGTCCACCAAGTATTTAGGTTCAAAACCCGGAATGCACGTTAGGGTTTGCTGTCCGACAGTCTCAGCGGGGTGGGGGGCGGAACGTTCATCAACAGCCAGAACAGTCCGAGCCTCCCAGCAGCCTCTTGAAAGTCCTCAAACGTTACCGGCTTCTGGACGTAGGCATTCACACCCAAGCTGTAACTGGCAATAAGGTCAGACTCTTCAACCGATGTGGTCAAAATGACGCAGGGCACCCACTTCGTGCGCTCATTTTGCCGAAGTTCTTTGAGGACGTCAAGCCCAGGGATCCTGGGGAGATTCAGATCAAGGATAATGAGTACAGGAAGAGGCTGGGGGTCTTTGTCGGCCCATTCGCCCGTACCAAAAAGGTAGTCGAGAGCCTCTTGTCCATCCCGTGCCACAACCACTGGATTTGCGATTCGACTCCGCTGAAAGCCGATTAGGGTCAGTTCGATATCGTCTGGATTATCTTCAACTAGAAGTATTGGGTCGGAACTCATTGTTGCCTTCAGCGTCGAGGTATCGAGAAGAATATTGTAGCACCCTCTCCGACGCTTCCTTCAGCTCGAATGCAACCTCCGTGCCGTTGGACGATTCTATAAACAGTCGCTAGGCCCACGCCTGTGCCATCAAATTCATCGATGCGGTGCAATCTTTGAAACGGTTTGAACATTCGCTCCACGTAAGCCATGTCAAACCCAGCGCCATTGTCTTGGACGAAGAAGATGTCTTCCGCTGGAGTGGATTCGTGAAGGCCAAACCGTATCTCAGCAATTGGCTTCTTACCAGAGTATTTCCAAGCATTTCCAAGAAGGTTTTCAAGAAGATTCCTCATCAGATTGGGGTCTGCGGTCACCGTTAGCCCCTCCTGAATTTCCCACTGAACTACTCTTGCCGAATCAGAAATCGCAAGGTCACTGGCGATGCTCTTGGCAATACCCGACAGATCAACCGCGCCGATAGTGAGTTGCGAGCGTGTTGTTTTTGAAAGCGCAAGCAAGCTGTCGATGATGCTCGACATGCGCTGAGCTGCGGCGCGAATCCTTCGTAAGTAGTGGCTCTCGGTTTCTGTCGCTCGACCCTCAAGATCGTCTCCGAGGACCTTCGCAAAGCCATCCAGTGCCCTGAGCGGGGATCGGAGATCATGTGAGACAGAATAGGCAAAGGATTCCAGCTCAGCATTTGCGGCTTGCAGCTCGGCTGTTCGTTCTTGAACCCTTTGCTCCAGGATCAGATTCATTTGGTGAATCTGATGTTCTGCCTCTTTACGTTCTGTGATGTCGAGATGAGTTCCGCTCATTCGAATAGGGTTGCCATCCGGGTCACGTTCACAGATTCTGCCCTTGTCCAAAACCCATATCCACTGCCCGTTCTTGTGTAGAAGGCGGTGCTCGACTTCATAAGTGGGCGACGCACCGCTTAAATGCGCCTCCATCGCAGCATGAACTGCCGGCAAGTCTTCTGGGTGGGTGAGTCTCTCAAGAGATTCGGCAGTGATTTCGGCGCCGAGCTCCGTAGT carries:
- a CDS encoding response regulator, whose amino-acid sequence is MSSDPILLVEDNPDDIELTLIGFQRSRIANPVVVARDGQEALDYLFGTGEWADKDPQPLPVLIILDLNLPRIPGLDVLKELRQNERTKWVPCVILTTSVEESDLIASYSLGVNAYVQKPVTFEDFQEAAGRLGLFWLLMNVPPPTPLRLSDSKP